A stretch of DNA from Carassius auratus strain Wakin chromosome 44, ASM336829v1, whole genome shotgun sequence:
TGAGTTGCACAGAAGAACGTTTTGCAAATATTTCCATTAAGTTAATGTTTTCTGAACAATCAAAACATCCACTGTTATTACAGACCATAACTTTGAATTAAGTCTACTGAAAGAATGTGAGCTCATAACTCTCTAGAACGTTCTGAGAATGAGgagagtaaacaatgacagaattcagatttttgagtggactgtccctttaaatctttCTTTTTATGTTGTGTGCAGTTTTAGCTGCATGTGTTCTGGTCGTGTTTAGTGCTAATCTCTCAGTCAGACATGAGAGATGTGTCCAGGCCAGTGTCTCACTGCTTCCCTGAGCTCAGTGTCTCTGTCTTCAGAAGCTCTGAAGGCCAGTCTTTCAGTCCAGCGCGTCTCTCTGTGTGTTCAGAGCTTGCCCTCTTCGATCATGCGGTTCAGACCGATGCAGATCTTGCTGAGATTCGGCCACAGTGTGCCATGAGGGTCGTACAGGTGTGTGAGGAGCTCGGGGTCCGAGTAATGGTTGAACACGTGTCTGATGCGGTCCAGAGATTTGGGTGTCAGGTGCTTCTCCACCAGCTTCAGCAGTAGATCACGACAATCGGACAGCAGCTCCATCATCACGTTCTTATCAAAGGTGAACTCCACCTGACGCAGAGACACGCACGCTCGTTATTATatgtttacattcatgcattcaaCACACTTTTATACAGAGAGAATCGAAAAGgaggaacacattttttttttttacatttgttcatttCTGCACATATTCCTACCCTGGTAACACGTGACATCACAGATACGTCTATTAGACGTCTGCTAGTCGTATTTTTAGAGTGTTGGCTCATCTACAACACGTCTATAGGATGTTTCCTATCAGATTTCAAATTGAAGTTTAGAAGATGaatttaagatgtattttaaatttacatcTGAAAGGCGTTTTTCTGAcacagatgctttccagatgaagcgatctttaacagacatcctGCAGAAATGTGTGTGCTATCTGGCCTTATTCTTAAGTCTTGAGATTAGAGCATCAGCAGAAAAGCAGAGCTGAAGttgcaaaaattaataaataagtacaAGATGAGGGACATGAGAGAGATAGACATTTATCAGAGTTGCATGCATGCggttatttattttgaaatcaagATGTTGTCTTCTGAGTGGTTTTAGCATGCTCTGAATGTTCTAAAACTTTTTAAGAACATTGTTATTTGGTATTGCTAACATTTTTCGGAAGTAAATTAGTGTTTCTGTCCGAGCCTAAAGTCACTAGTGTATTTTGGTTGGTTGCTAGGGCTAAATAGTTGCAGTGCAGTTGCTAAGGTATCCTTAGTAGTTTCTAAGTGATTGCTAGGGTCTTCTAAGAGGTTGctctatggttgctagggtgttcggAGTAGTTGATATGAGGTTGCTGAGGTGTTCTAAGcagttgctatgcggttgctaggtgtTCTAAGTAGTtgctatgaggttgctagggtgtactAAGTAGTTGCTATCTAGTTGCTATGTGTTGTAAGTAGTTGCTATGAGCTTCCTAGGGTGTACTTAGTAGTTGCTATGAAGTTGCTAGGTGTTCGAAGTAGTTGCTATGCAGTTTCCGTGGTATTCTGAATATTAGATAATTTGGTTGCTAACATGTCCTAAGTAGTTGCTttgcggttgctagggtggtctAAGATGTTGCTATGTacttgctagggtgttctgtggaGTTGCTATACCATCTCTAGGGTGCCCTACgtagttgctatgcagttgctagggtgtcctGCGTGGTTTCTATGTAATTGCTAGAGTTTTCCAGGCAGCTGCTATATGGTTTCTAGGGTGGTTTAAATTGTTgcagtgtggttgctagggtgttctaagtAGTTGCTATGCCATTTTTGTGGTGTTCTGAGTAATTGCTAGTAGTTGCTAAGTTTCCTAAgtagttgctatgcagttgctagggtactctgagTGGTTGTTGGGGTGTTCTTTGTAGTTTCTATGCAGTTTCTGGGGTGTTCTGAGTAATTGTTATACGATTGCTACTAAGAACacacagttgctagggtgttccggGTGGTAACTATGTGGTTGTTAGGTAGTTGCTAAGTAGTTGCTATATGTTTGCTAGTGTGCTCtgagtggttgctatggtgttctaagtagttgctatggtgtttagGGTGTTCTGAGTAGCTGCTATCTAGCCACTAGGTTACTCTGGATGGTTTCTAAGTGGTTTCTTCCTGGCTGGTGTGAAATGGCACACAAACGCTGCAGGAAGACGCACACACGTACGTAAAGACTTTCAGCTGTAGTACTGCTGATGATTAATCATAACACAACATTAGCATGTAAATATGACTGATGAATGTGAGTGTTTGTACCTCCTGGAAGCTGATGGCCGTCATGGCTCCATTATGGAGTTTTTTCCTGAAGTCTTGTGCCACACTCAGCTCCTCCGCGCTGAACTTGTCATGCTTGAACAGAACCCCCACCTTCACGGCGATCTTGATCATGTTCTTCACCACCTTCTGGGCCTCGGCGCGGTTCCCCGAGTGCTCTTTGGAGACGCGGTACAGCTCGTCCAGAACCTCGCCGCTGTTGTCATCGATGAACATATGAGCCACGGACTTACTGGCCATGTGACTGAGGATCTTCTTCTGGGCCTTCATGGCCATGTCCTTCGAGCTGAACGCCTCCATCCTGATGACAGGAGAGCACGGACGGACACCGATGTACAGCCGTGTGCGAGTGTGTTTACCTGCGTCG
This window harbors:
- the LOC113062531 gene encoding tumor necrosis factor, alpha-induced protein 8-like protein 2 A; protein product: MEAFSSKDMAMKAQKKILSHMASKSVAHMFIDDNSGEVLDELYRVSKEHSGNRAEAQKVVKNMIKIAVKVGVLFKHDKFSAEELSVAQDFRKKLHNGAMTAISFQEVEFTFDKNVMMELLSDCRDLLLKLVEKHLTPKSLDRIRHVFNHYSDPELLTHLYDPHGTLWPNLSKICIGLNRMIEEGKL